The proteins below are encoded in one region of Scomber japonicus isolate fScoJap1 chromosome 2, fScoJap1.pri, whole genome shotgun sequence:
- the LOC128364724 gene encoding zinc finger protein Gfi-1b-like gives MPRSFLVKRGGLHYLRPAERDPDPGSTTLYSPAAKHPDGDEHLQPFNPKSYVCRSPEPCSPVNENSLSPFEKAGSPTPALWSRTPVNSEYPDKLSGGLGDLTQHPQVLRETKSSKISTLRQECPFCSKICSCLSSLKTHLKSHTSRSPLSPARIKSSRTDTERTPCRGKERTFGCTVCGKVFKRSSTLSTHLLIHSDTRPYPCQYCGKRFHQKSDMKKHTFIHTGEKPHVCQICGKAFSQSSNLITHSRKHRDDRPYRCPRCLYSFQHKVDLRQHQEHHCTYR, from the exons ATGCCTCGTTCTTTCTTGGTGAAGCGAGGAGGGTTGCACTACCTTCGGCCTGCAGAGAGAGACCCTGACCCTGGATCAACCACG CTGTATTCTCCTGCTGCCAAACACCCTGATGGAGACGAGCACCTTCAGCCATTCAATCCCAAATCTTACG TCTGTAGATCTCCTGAGCCCTGCAGTCCTGTCAATGAAAATTCTTTAAGTCCCTTTGAAAAAGCCGGATCTCCTACACCAGCACTCTGGTCCAGAACCCCTGTGAACTCAGAATATCCAGACAAACTGTCAGGGGGACTGGGAGACTTGACTCAGCACCCTCAGGTCCTCAGGGAGACCAAGAGCTCGAAGATCAGCACTCTGAGGCAAGAGTGTCCATTCTGTAGCAAA ATATGTTCATGTCTGTCCAGTTTAAAGACACACCTCAAGAGTCATACAAGCAGGTCACCTCTGTCACCAGCACGCATTAAGTCCAGCAGGACAGATACTGAACGTACACCATGCAGGGGCAAG gaGAGGACGTTTGGCTGTACCGTATGCGGAAAAGTGTTCAAGCGCTCCTCCACCCTCTCCACTCATCTGCTCATACATTCAGACACCCGACCGTATCCCTGCCAGTACTGCGGCAAGAGGTTCCACCAGAAGTCTGACATGAAGAAACACACCTTCATACATACTG gAGAGAAACCCCATGTGTGTCAGATATGTGGGAAGGCATTCAGCCAGAGCTCCAACCTCATCACCCACAGCCGTAAACACAGGGACGACCGGCCCTACCGCTGCCCTCGCTGCCTCTACAGTTTCCAGCACAAAGTGGACCTACGGCAGCACCAGGAGCACCACTGCACCTACCGTTGA